In one Aeromicrobium wangtongii genomic region, the following are encoded:
- a CDS encoding LssY C-terminal domain-containing protein, translating into MVPEGSATGPSSTVLDGWFFALSAVVGLWFSYVLLRDGLHPGWPTLLLVVFWIFFSYLVLPRLHRILTAIYLPDYFIGRTRTSDGLLGDPVNLGLLGREGQVHTALSTAGWTLADPVDLRSSVKIVLSVLRGRSYAAAPVSPLHLFDRQQDFAYEQEVRGSPSKRHHVRFWRCPDGWLLPGGFRSDWMAAATFDSRVGLSLFTLQVTHHIDENTDVERDFVVDSVRSALPGASVSMIKNFSSGYHHVNGGGDRIRTDGDLPILDVRVAPTGPDPVKGQQPAPRWPSSVLIGAGVALARGTGYVIAVLGLALDSDASQRALAAFLVIAAAVDAVLAVGILAGRNWARLLLMTFCSVTALAAMADWVTGDGRPDEFHGLLTVGGSVLVILALSAPAAREYAEDVRAEASTAASAS; encoded by the coding sequence ATGGTCCCTGAGGGCAGTGCCACCGGACCGTCGAGCACGGTGCTGGACGGCTGGTTCTTCGCGCTGTCGGCGGTCGTTGGACTCTGGTTCTCGTACGTGCTGCTGCGCGACGGACTGCATCCGGGCTGGCCGACGCTGCTGCTGGTCGTGTTCTGGATCTTCTTCAGCTATCTCGTGCTGCCCCGCCTGCACCGCATCCTGACGGCGATCTACCTGCCCGACTACTTCATCGGTCGTACCCGCACCAGCGACGGGCTGCTGGGGGACCCGGTCAACCTGGGGCTGCTGGGTCGGGAGGGCCAGGTCCACACGGCGCTGTCGACAGCGGGCTGGACATTGGCCGACCCAGTGGACCTCCGATCGTCGGTGAAGATCGTCCTCAGCGTCCTGCGCGGACGCAGCTATGCCGCAGCGCCGGTGAGCCCCCTGCACCTGTTCGACCGCCAGCAGGACTTCGCCTACGAGCAGGAGGTGCGTGGCAGCCCGTCGAAGCGCCACCACGTCCGCTTCTGGCGCTGTCCCGACGGGTGGCTGCTGCCGGGTGGATTCCGCTCCGACTGGATGGCGGCCGCGACGTTCGACAGCCGTGTCGGCCTCAGCCTGTTCACGTTGCAGGTCACGCACCACATCGACGAGAACACCGATGTCGAGCGAGACTTCGTGGTCGACTCGGTCCGGTCGGCGCTGCCCGGTGCGTCCGTGTCGATGATCAAGAACTTCTCGTCCGGGTACCACCACGTCAACGGGGGCGGCGACCGGATTCGCACCGACGGTGACCTGCCGATCCTGGACGTCCGTGTGGCGCCGACGGGCCCCGACCCCGTGAAGGGCCAGCAGCCGGCGCCGCGGTGGCCTTCGTCCGTGCTGATCGGTGCGGGCGTCGCCCTGGCCCGCGGCACGGGATACGTCATCGCGGTCCTGGGTCTGGCGCTGGACAGCGATGCGTCCCAGCGCGCCCTGGCAGCGTTCCTGGTGATCGCCGCGGCCGTCGACGCCGTGCTGGCCGTGGGCATCCTGGCGGGCCGCAACTGGGCCCGGCTGCTGCTGATGACCTTCTGCTCGGTGACAGCTCTGGCGGCCATGGCCGACTGGGTCACCGGCGACGGCCGGCCCGATGAGTTCCACGGACTGCTCACCGTCGGTGGCAGCGTCCTGGTGATCCTGGCCCTGTCCGCACCTGCTGCGCGCGAGTACGCCGAGGACGTCCGTGCCGAGGCGTCCACCGCGGCGAGCGCCTCATGA
- a CDS encoding DnaJ family domain-containing protein, which produces MSAGDRMRHEYRMRLEAEAAAASSSEGGDEAPDDAAQRALRAEHQAQWVDMQIQQAIARGEFDDLPGAGKPIKGIDRPHDPDWWVKQLIERERISVLHPALALRKEDAELETTLDRITTPTGVREAIEDFNARVIEARRQLQGGPPVITALRDADEEVAAWHRRRTERVATQKARLAEIRAAEAANAPPPWWRRMGRSRRSR; this is translated from the coding sequence ATGAGCGCCGGAGACCGCATGCGGCACGAGTACCGCATGCGCCTGGAGGCAGAGGCTGCCGCCGCATCCTCGTCCGAGGGCGGCGACGAGGCACCCGACGACGCCGCGCAGCGGGCCCTCCGGGCGGAGCACCAGGCGCAGTGGGTCGACATGCAGATCCAGCAGGCCATCGCGCGCGGTGAGTTCGACGACCTTCCCGGTGCCGGCAAGCCGATCAAGGGGATCGACCGCCCCCACGACCCGGACTGGTGGGTCAAGCAGCTGATCGAGCGCGAACGCATCAGCGTCCTGCACCCGGCGCTCGCGCTGCGCAAGGAGGACGCGGAGCTGGAGACGACGCTCGACCGCATCACGACACCGACGGGCGTGCGCGAGGCGATCGAGGACTTCAACGCGCGGGTCATCGAGGCACGCCGCCAGCTCCAGGGTGGTCCTCCGGTCATCACCGCCCTGCGCGACGCCGACGAGGAGGTCGCGGCGTGGCACCGGCGCCGGACCGAGCGGGTCGCGACACAGAAGGCCCGCCTCGCCGAGATCCGCGCAGCCGAGGCGGCCAATGCTCCCCCGCCGTGGTGGCGCCGGATGGGCCGCTCCCGGCGATCCCGGTGA
- a CDS encoding DNA-3-methyladenine glycosylase family protein translates to MRSTLSDPVTRDVHVTSPVNVYLTLSLLRRGPGDPTFRRDGSRIWRTSRMATGPVTYAIEPRSATHVRAQAWGPGSDELIERVPQLIGAEDDPTSFEPRHPLLADGVRRFPGLRVPRTGRVLEALIPAIIEQKVLGIDAFAAQRRLLRRFGEAAPGPAPEGMLVTPDAEHWAAIPSWEWHLAGVDPRRARAAQASAKVAAQLERLAESGDDAAVYRAMRSIPGVGVWTAAEVGYRALGDADAVPFGDFHVAKDTGTALIGRRIDDAELATLLEPWRGHRFRVVRLVQLSPLAARDRRGPRMARVDHRHI, encoded by the coding sequence GTGAGATCAACCCTGTCCGATCCGGTGACCCGGGACGTCCACGTCACCTCCCCCGTCAACGTGTACCTGACGTTGTCGTTGCTGCGCCGAGGCCCGGGTGATCCCACCTTCCGCAGGGACGGATCACGCATCTGGCGCACCAGCCGCATGGCCACCGGGCCGGTGACCTATGCGATCGAGCCCCGCAGCGCCACCCACGTGCGCGCCCAGGCGTGGGGACCCGGGAGCGACGAGCTGATCGAACGTGTCCCCCAGCTGATCGGCGCCGAGGACGACCCGACCTCCTTCGAGCCTCGGCACCCGCTGCTGGCCGACGGCGTCCGCCGGTTCCCAGGCCTGCGCGTGCCGCGAACCGGACGCGTGCTCGAGGCACTGATCCCGGCGATCATCGAGCAGAAGGTGCTCGGCATCGACGCCTTCGCCGCCCAACGTCGCCTCCTGCGACGTTTCGGCGAGGCCGCCCCGGGGCCCGCACCCGAGGGCATGCTGGTGACACCGGACGCCGAGCACTGGGCTGCGATCCCGTCGTGGGAGTGGCACCTCGCCGGCGTCGATCCCCGCCGGGCCCGCGCGGCACAGGCCAGCGCCAAGGTCGCCGCGCAGCTCGAACGGCTCGCCGAGTCGGGCGATGACGCCGCGGTCTACCGGGCCATGCGCAGCATCCCCGGCGTGGGCGTCTGGACGGCGGCCGAGGTCGGGTACCGCGCGCTCGGGGACGCCGACGCCGTCCCCTTCGGCGACTTCCACGTCGCCAAGGACACCGGCACCGCGCTGATCGGCCGGCGCATCGACGATGCGGAGCTGGCGACGCTGCTCGAGCCGTGGCGCGGTCACCGGTTCCGTGTGGTGCGGCTCGTGCAGCTCAGCCCGCTGGCCGCCAGGGACCGCCGCGGCCCCCGCATGGCGCGCGTCGATCACCGTCACATCTGA
- a CDS encoding MFS transporter: protein MSRLPAWLRVAAAMFAVGWGANQFAAMLLVYRAEDGFSTEAVTALFGAYALGLIPALLIVGPVSDRIGRRAVMRPVLVLSVIATLVLVLAQGSLVLLLIGRLLAGVASGAAFAPGTAWVKEMSVGASGTGARRATLALSAGFGSGPLVAGVVAQWLPAPTVLPYVPHLALMMVVAAIAWGAPEPPTVAGRRTSRRSVEVWQALRSRPFVLGVALTAPWVFGAASTSFATLPTFVQIDVAPIAVTGSLAGLTLWTGVAIQPLGRRLGNPRVIVTAGLAASAVGLLVGVALARTGAAWLLVPTAVLLGIGYGLVLVGGLTTVERLAHPDDLGTLNAIFYSLTYLGFAAPLLSTLTLKALSPTELMLVGVGVIAVTVPGVLVSGRVRGR from the coding sequence ATGTCCCGTCTGCCGGCCTGGCTGCGCGTCGCGGCCGCGATGTTCGCCGTCGGCTGGGGCGCCAACCAGTTCGCCGCGATGCTGCTGGTGTACCGCGCCGAGGACGGGTTCTCGACCGAGGCGGTCACCGCCCTGTTCGGCGCCTACGCGCTGGGCCTGATCCCCGCCCTGCTGATCGTCGGGCCGGTCTCGGACCGGATCGGCCGGCGCGCGGTCATGCGTCCGGTGCTCGTGCTGTCGGTCATCGCGACCTTGGTGCTGGTGCTCGCGCAGGGCTCCCTGGTGCTGCTGCTGATCGGGCGCCTGCTGGCGGGTGTCGCCTCCGGTGCCGCCTTCGCGCCGGGCACGGCCTGGGTCAAGGAGATGTCCGTCGGCGCGTCCGGAACCGGTGCCCGCCGCGCGACGCTGGCACTGTCGGCCGGGTTCGGATCGGGGCCGCTCGTCGCAGGAGTCGTCGCGCAGTGGCTGCCCGCCCCCACGGTCCTGCCCTATGTGCCACACCTGGCCCTGATGATGGTGGTCGCGGCCATCGCGTGGGGTGCCCCCGAGCCGCCCACGGTCGCCGGCCGCCGTACGTCCCGCCGCAGCGTCGAGGTCTGGCAGGCGCTGCGCAGCCGTCCGTTCGTGCTGGGCGTCGCCCTCACGGCGCCCTGGGTCTTCGGCGCCGCGTCCACCAGCTTCGCCACCCTGCCCACCTTCGTCCAGATCGACGTCGCGCCGATCGCCGTCACCGGGTCCCTGGCCGGACTGACGTTATGGACCGGCGTCGCGATCCAGCCGCTGGGACGACGTCTGGGCAACCCACGAGTCATCGTCACCGCGGGGCTCGCCGCATCCGCTGTCGGACTTCTCGTCGGGGTGGCCCTGGCCCGCACCGGCGCTGCCTGGCTCCTGGTCCCGACCGCCGTCCTGCTCGGTATCGGCTACGGCCTGGTGCTCGTGGGCGGGCTGACGACGGTCGAGCGGCTCGCGCACCCGGACGACCTGGGCACGCTCAATGCCATCTTCTACAGCCTGACGTACCTGGGCTTCGCGGCACCGTTGCTCAGCACCCTGACGCTCAAGGCCCTCTCCCCCACCGAGCTCATGCTCGTCGGGGTCGGCGTCATCGCGGTGACGGTGCCCGGTGTGCTGGTCTCGGGGCGGGTCAGGGGGCGCTGA
- a CDS encoding L-threonylcarbamoyladenylate synthase, translated as MARFIDIHPENPQQRAVDQATAILQDGGLIAYPTDSGYALGAQIGNKDALDRIKAIRALDDKHHFTLVCKDFSQMGQFVQVDNSIFRAVKNATPGPYTFILPATREVPRRLLHDKKKTVGVRIPESKIVSALLASLGEPILSTTLILPGQTDAMTAAWEIAEELDGQIDAVIESGVDVIPEPTTVIDFSDGSAKVVRVGAGDPTPFE; from the coding sequence ATGGCGCGATTCATCGACATCCACCCCGAGAACCCGCAGCAGCGCGCGGTCGACCAGGCCACGGCCATCTTGCAGGACGGCGGCCTGATTGCCTACCCGACCGACTCGGGCTATGCCCTCGGCGCACAGATCGGCAACAAGGATGCGCTCGACCGGATCAAGGCGATCCGCGCGCTCGACGACAAGCACCACTTCACGCTGGTGTGCAAGGACTTCTCCCAGATGGGCCAGTTCGTCCAGGTCGACAACTCGATCTTCCGCGCCGTGAAGAACGCCACCCCCGGTCCGTACACGTTCATCCTCCCGGCGACGCGAGAGGTCCCGCGCCGGTTGCTGCACGACAAGAAGAAGACCGTGGGCGTTCGCATTCCCGAGAGCAAGATCGTCAGCGCGCTGCTGGCCTCGCTGGGCGAGCCGATCTTGTCGACCACGTTGATCCTGCCCGGCCAGACCGATGCCATGACGGCTGCGTGGGAGATCGCCGAGGAGCTCGACGGCCAGATCGACGCCGTCATCGAGTCGGGGGTCGACGTCATCCCCGAGCCGACCACGGTGATCGATTTCTCGGACGGCTCCGCCAAGGTCGTCCGTGTCGGCGCAGGGGATCCCACCCCGTTCGAGTGA
- a CDS encoding GPGG-motif small membrane protein — protein MAFILWIIAVAIAIYGILRLVRGDILIGIILLIVAAAVGPGGYSIFK, from the coding sequence ATGGCGTTCATTCTGTGGATCATCGCAGTTGCCATTGCCATCTACGGAATCCTGCGCCTCGTGCGCGGAGACATCCTGATCGGCATCATCTTGCTGATCGTCGCCGCGGCCGTCGGACCCGGCGGCTACAGCATCTTCAAATGA
- a CDS encoding phosphoadenylyl-sulfate reductase, which produces MTEVLTLAQRREQQIAHDRERTAHLADREGMLDPRRSSDELRTIAEKAQARLADTDCDTVLAWVAEEFGYRTAVACSMADAVLPDVVAKHLPWVDTLFLETGYHFAETIGTRDAVESSMRLSIVDVTPARTVAEQDAEFGERLYERDPALCCQMRKVEPLHATLQGYEAWITGVRRDEGPTRADTPFITWDEKNGLVKVNPLAAWTFDDLLAYADDHGVIVNPLVNDGYPSIGCATCTRRVLPGEDPRAGRWAGLDKTECGLHNT; this is translated from the coding sequence ATGACCGAAGTCTTGACGTTGGCCCAGCGGCGCGAGCAGCAGATTGCACACGACCGGGAGCGCACGGCACACCTCGCGGACCGCGAGGGGATGCTCGACCCGAGGCGCAGCAGCGACGAGCTGCGGACGATCGCCGAGAAGGCCCAGGCGCGCCTGGCCGACACCGACTGCGACACCGTCCTGGCGTGGGTCGCCGAGGAGTTCGGCTACCGGACCGCGGTCGCGTGCTCGATGGCTGATGCGGTGCTGCCCGATGTGGTGGCCAAGCACCTGCCGTGGGTCGACACGCTCTTCCTCGAGACGGGCTACCACTTCGCCGAGACGATCGGCACCCGCGACGCGGTCGAGTCGTCCATGCGTCTGTCCATCGTCGACGTCACACCAGCGCGCACCGTCGCGGAGCAGGACGCAGAGTTCGGCGAACGCCTCTACGAGCGCGATCCGGCGCTGTGCTGCCAGATGCGCAAGGTCGAGCCCCTGCACGCGACCCTCCAGGGGTACGAGGCGTGGATCACCGGCGTGCGGCGCGACGAGGGCCCGACCCGCGCCGACACGCCGTTCATCACCTGGGACGAGAAGAACGGGCTGGTCAAGGTCAACCCGCTCGCTGCCTGGACGTTCGACGACCTGCTCGCCTACGCCGACGACCACGGCGTCATCGTCAACCCGCTCGTGAATGACGGGTACCCGTCGATCGGCTGCGCGACGTGCACACGACGCGTCCTCCCCGGCGAGGACCCCCGCGCGGGTCGCTGGGCCGGTCTGGACAAGACCGAGTGCGGCCTGCACAACACCTGA
- the cysD gene encoding sulfate adenylyltransferase subunit CysD encodes MTLTDERRLTQLQWLESEAIHIIREVAAEFERPVLLFSGGKDSVVMLHLATKAFWPAPVPFPVMHVDTGHNFPEVLAFRDATVERLGLRLEVVSVQDYIDDGRLRERSDGTRNQLQTQPLLDGITGNKFDAVFGGGRRDEEKARAKERVFSLRDEFGQWDPRNQRPELWNLYNGRHRPGEHVRVFPISNWTELDVWQYIAAENIALPELYYAHQREVFERDGMLIAVSEVSMPRDGEVTSKRQVRYRTVGDMSCTGAVESDATTVEDVIVEVAATRLTERGATRADDRASEAAMEDRKKEGYF; translated from the coding sequence ATGACCCTGACTGACGAACGCCGTCTCACCCAGCTGCAGTGGCTGGAGTCCGAGGCGATCCACATCATCCGCGAGGTGGCCGCCGAGTTCGAGCGGCCCGTGCTGCTGTTCTCCGGCGGCAAGGACTCGGTCGTGATGCTGCACCTGGCGACCAAGGCCTTCTGGCCGGCCCCCGTGCCGTTCCCGGTCATGCACGTCGACACCGGGCACAACTTCCCCGAGGTCCTGGCCTTCCGCGACGCCACGGTGGAGCGGCTCGGCCTGCGCCTCGAGGTCGTCTCGGTGCAGGACTACATCGACGACGGCCGGTTGCGCGAACGCAGCGACGGCACCCGCAACCAGCTGCAGACGCAGCCCCTGCTCGACGGCATCACGGGCAACAAGTTCGACGCGGTCTTCGGCGGCGGCCGCCGCGACGAGGAGAAGGCCCGCGCCAAGGAGCGGGTCTTCAGCCTGCGCGACGAGTTCGGCCAGTGGGATCCCCGCAACCAGCGTCCCGAGCTGTGGAACCTGTACAACGGCCGCCACCGTCCCGGCGAGCACGTCCGCGTCTTCCCGATCAGCAACTGGACCGAGCTGGACGTGTGGCAGTACATCGCCGCGGAGAACATCGCGCTGCCCGAGCTCTACTACGCCCACCAGCGTGAGGTGTTCGAGCGCGACGGCATGCTGATCGCCGTCAGCGAGGTCTCGATGCCCCGCGATGGCGAGGTCACCTCGAAGCGCCAGGTCCGCTACCGCACGGTCGGCGACATGTCGTGCACCGGCGCCGTCGAGAGCGACGCCACGACTGTCGAGGACGTCATCGTCGAGGTCGCCGCGACCCGCCTGACCGAGCGGGGCGCGACCCGCGCAGACGACCGAGCCTCCGAGGCCGCCATGGAAGATCGCAAGAAAGAGGGCTACTTCTGA
- a CDS encoding sulfate adenylyltransferase subunit 1 — protein MRTLLRLATAGSVDDGKSTLVGRLLYDSKSVLADQFDAVERVSRDRGLASADLALLTDGLRSEREQGITIDVAYRYFATSERSFILADCPGHVQYTRNTVTGASTADVVVLLVDVRHGIQEQTRRHLAVASLLRVPHVVVVVNKIDLVDFDEATYTRVSDEVLASARSLGLFDVATIPVSALNGDNVVDRSTRTPWYDGPSLLSYLEQLSPVGSPHSEPLRLPVQLVIRPQQAAGDEFRDYRGYAGQITSGLVRVGDAVTVQPSGRTSTVTGIDFAGDQLEEAFAPQSVTIRLADDIDISRGDLIVTSRSVPPVTQDIEGTVAWLADHALVPGTKVLLKHGTRTVQAMVRALGGKLDLDYARLLPADSLGLNDIGHVTLRLAAPIPAEEYLHSRDTGAFLLIDAQDGGTLAAGMVGDALLDTVAAVGAQPAPA, from the coding sequence ATGCGGACGCTGCTTCGCCTGGCCACCGCCGGTTCGGTCGACGACGGGAAGTCGACGCTCGTGGGCCGGTTGCTCTACGACTCCAAGTCGGTCCTCGCCGACCAGTTCGACGCCGTCGAGCGGGTCAGCCGCGACCGCGGACTGGCCTCGGCCGATCTGGCGCTGCTAACGGACGGCCTGCGCTCCGAGCGTGAGCAGGGCATCACGATCGACGTGGCCTACCGGTACTTCGCGACGTCCGAGCGGTCGTTCATCCTGGCCGACTGCCCCGGCCACGTGCAGTACACCCGCAACACCGTCACGGGCGCCAGCACGGCCGATGTCGTGGTGCTGCTGGTCGACGTGCGCCACGGCATCCAGGAGCAGACGCGGCGCCACCTGGCCGTCGCGTCGCTGCTGCGCGTCCCGCACGTCGTCGTGGTCGTCAACAAGATCGACCTGGTCGACTTCGACGAGGCCACGTACACCCGCGTGTCCGACGAGGTGCTCGCATCCGCCCGCAGCCTGGGCCTGTTCGACGTCGCCACGATCCCGGTGTCGGCACTGAACGGCGACAACGTCGTCGACCGCTCGACCCGCACGCCCTGGTACGACGGACCGAGCCTGCTGAGCTATCTCGAGCAGCTCTCCCCCGTCGGCAGCCCGCACTCCGAGCCGCTGCGCCTGCCCGTGCAGCTCGTGATCCGCCCCCAGCAGGCGGCCGGCGACGAGTTCCGCGACTACCGCGGGTACGCCGGCCAGATCACCTCCGGGCTGGTCCGGGTCGGCGACGCCGTCACGGTGCAGCCCAGCGGCCGCACCAGCACGGTCACTGGCATCGACTTCGCCGGCGACCAGCTCGAGGAGGCATTCGCACCGCAGTCGGTCACCATCCGGCTGGCCGACGACATCGACATCTCCCGTGGCGATCTGATCGTCACCTCGCGCAGCGTCCCGCCGGTGACGCAGGACATCGAGGGCACGGTGGCCTGGCTCGCCGACCACGCCTTGGTGCCGGGCACGAAGGTGCTGCTCAAGCACGGCACACGGACGGTGCAGGCGATGGTCCGCGCGCTCGGCGGCAAGCTCGATCTGGACTATGCCCGGCTCCTGCCGGCCGACTCGCTCGGGCTCAACGACATCGGTCACGTGACCCTTCGTCTCGCGGCGCCGATCCCCGCCGAGGAGTACCTGCACTCGCGCGACACCGGCGCCTTCCTCCTGATCGACGCCCAGGACGGTGGCACCCTGGCCGCCGGGATGGTCGGAGACGCCCTGCTGGACACCGTCGCTGCGGTGGGCGCCCAGCCAGCGCCTGCATGA
- the cobA gene encoding uroporphyrinogen-III C-methyltransferase, with protein sequence MTSAGSLPLTLRVAGRRVVVVGGGHVATRRALALVEAGARVVVVSPDVSDSLASSIGRGDVEWIDRGYVSGDLAGAWLVQTATDSPVDGVVAADAEAAQIWCLKGGDPEHATAWAPAVAQVDDVLVAVSGGGDARRATALRDGVAAALQSGELPMRHRTHHPDGFVALVGGGPGDPGLLTTRGRRLLAEADVVVIDRLAPHSLLAELDDDVEVVDVGKMPDHHPIPQHEINAILVDRAKQGKIVVRLKGGDPYVFGRGGEELIACRDAGVPVEVVPGVTSAVSVAAAAGIPVTHRGVARGFSVVTAHEDIGDLPHTGAHTLVMLMGVKRLAETCAQLVASGHPPETPAAIIERGFSPTQRVTVGTLETLPGAAEAAGATSPAITVIGDVVRLSPAWAARS encoded by the coding sequence ATGACGTCCGCAGGAAGCCTTCCGCTGACCCTGCGTGTCGCCGGCCGTCGCGTCGTGGTCGTGGGCGGTGGGCACGTGGCCACCCGGCGCGCGCTCGCGCTCGTCGAGGCCGGCGCACGGGTCGTCGTCGTGTCGCCGGACGTGTCGGACTCCCTCGCGTCGTCGATCGGGCGGGGCGACGTGGAGTGGATCGACCGTGGCTACGTCTCGGGTGACCTCGCCGGCGCCTGGCTGGTGCAGACCGCCACCGACTCCCCCGTCGACGGCGTGGTGGCCGCCGACGCCGAGGCGGCCCAGATCTGGTGCCTGAAGGGGGGCGACCCGGAGCACGCGACGGCCTGGGCACCCGCCGTCGCCCAGGTCGACGACGTCCTGGTGGCGGTCAGCGGCGGCGGTGATGCCCGCCGGGCCACCGCGCTGCGTGACGGGGTGGCCGCGGCCCTGCAGTCCGGCGAGCTGCCCATGCGCCACCGCACCCACCACCCGGACGGCTTCGTGGCGCTGGTCGGCGGCGGTCCCGGCGACCCGGGTCTCCTGACCACCCGCGGCCGGCGCCTGCTGGCCGAGGCGGATGTCGTCGTGATCGACCGGCTCGCCCCGCACAGCCTGCTGGCCGAGCTGGACGATGATGTCGAGGTCGTCGACGTGGGCAAGATGCCCGATCACCACCCGATCCCCCAGCACGAGATCAACGCGATCCTCGTGGACCGGGCGAAGCAGGGCAAGATCGTGGTGCGGCTCAAGGGCGGCGATCCCTACGTGTTCGGGCGTGGCGGCGAGGAGCTGATCGCCTGCCGTGACGCCGGCGTCCCTGTCGAGGTCGTGCCGGGCGTCACCAGTGCCGTCTCGGTGGCGGCCGCCGCCGGCATCCCGGTGACCCACCGAGGTGTCGCCCGCGGGTTCTCGGTGGTCACGGCGCACGAGGACATCGGCGACCTGCCCCACACGGGGGCTCACACGCTGGTGATGCTGATGGGCGTCAAGCGCTTGGCCGAGACGTGCGCGCAGCTGGTGGCCTCCGGGCACCCGCCCGAGACTCCGGCGGCCATCATCGAACGCGGCTTCTCCCCCACCCAGCGGGTCACGGTGGGGACGCTGGAGACGCTGCCGGGCGCGGCCGAGGCCGCCGGGGCGACATCCCCGGCCATCACCGTGATCGGAGACGTCGTCAGGTTGTCGCCGGCCTGGGCCGCGCGCTCTTGA
- a CDS encoding HNH endonuclease signature motif containing protein encodes MDAALSRLAGCAEDMGLAKDDGATSTTTWLAASAGISKGEAAKLVGLARVTGVEASQAAWARGDLSTDQAAVIMKAIDALPDWCGDQERTDAEAHLIRLAGEYGLDDLKRLANRVLEVIDPDGADEHLGEQLRKQEQKAWDATKLSMRRRGDGTTHGAFTIPDADADTLRAALEGIIAPRRTAANAEHHGMGADDWLALPRDRKLGHAFTELITHLPTGALPQSGGLAATVAVTIDVDDLRTGQGTATNTSGTPMSARKAQRLACNAHLVALYLENGTRVIDHGMTKRLYDRHQRLALAVRDKGCVFPDCDRPPAWCEAHHLNFWSEGGPTDLNNAALLCHFHHFLVHEGEWEARMGADGIPEIIPPTRIDPEQRPRRHARFTKQEPRAA; translated from the coding sequence ATGGATGCCGCGTTGTCGCGACTGGCTGGATGCGCCGAGGACATGGGCCTCGCGAAGGACGACGGTGCAACGTCCACGACGACTTGGCTTGCTGCCAGCGCCGGGATCAGCAAGGGCGAGGCGGCCAAGCTGGTCGGGCTGGCTCGGGTGACCGGGGTCGAGGCCAGTCAAGCGGCTTGGGCTCGCGGTGACCTGTCCACCGATCAGGCGGCGGTGATCATGAAGGCGATCGATGCGTTGCCCGACTGGTGCGGGGACCAAGAGCGGACCGATGCCGAGGCGCACCTGATCCGCCTCGCCGGCGAGTACGGTCTGGACGATCTGAAGCGGCTGGCGAACAGAGTCCTCGAAGTGATCGACCCCGACGGTGCCGATGAGCACCTGGGTGAGCAGCTGCGCAAGCAGGAGCAGAAGGCGTGGGACGCAACCAAGCTGTCGATGCGGCGGCGGGGTGATGGAACCACGCATGGGGCGTTCACGATCCCCGATGCGGATGCCGACACCCTGCGGGCGGCCCTGGAAGGGATCATCGCCCCACGTCGCACGGCGGCCAATGCTGAGCACCACGGCATGGGCGCCGATGACTGGTTGGCGTTGCCGAGGGATCGCAAGCTCGGGCACGCGTTCACCGAGCTCATCACCCACCTGCCGACAGGGGCGTTGCCGCAGTCCGGTGGCCTCGCTGCGACTGTGGCCGTCACGATCGATGTTGATGACTTGCGCACTGGCCAGGGAACAGCGACCAACACCTCCGGCACTCCGATGTCAGCCCGCAAGGCCCAGCGTCTGGCGTGCAACGCGCACCTCGTCGCTCTGTATCTGGAGAACGGCACCCGGGTCATCGACCACGGGATGACCAAGCGCCTCTACGACCGCCACCAGCGGTTGGCGCTGGCCGTACGTGACAAGGGCTGCGTGTTCCCGGACTGCGACCGCCCACCGGCGTGGTGCGAAGCCCACCACCTCAACTTCTGGTCAGAGGGCGGACCGACCGACCTCAACAACGCAGCCTTGTTGTGCCACTTCCATCATTTCCTGGTCCACGAAGGGGAGTGGGAAGCTCGGATGGGAGCCGACGGGATCCCCGAGATCATCCCGCCAACCCGGATCGACCCCGAGCAGAGACCCAGACGCCACGCCAGGTTCACGAAACAGGAACCTCGCGCCGCCTAG
- a CDS encoding CAP domain-containing protein — MRRPLLIALFAALLILPVAPASAASSGKIESDVVKKTNAERTKRDLKKLKASSCVDRYAEAHARRQAKAKRMFHQDIRVVLKKCHLSRVGENVAYGYTSVKSVTKAWMKSPGHRRNILTKSYRYIGVGAAKDSSGRWYYAQVFGAR; from the coding sequence ATGCGCAGACCCCTCCTGATCGCCCTTTTCGCAGCCCTGCTGATCCTGCCTGTCGCGCCGGCGTCCGCGGCGTCCTCGGGCAAGATCGAGTCCGATGTCGTGAAGAAGACCAATGCCGAGCGCACCAAGCGCGACCTCAAGAAGCTCAAGGCATCCAGCTGTGTCGACCGCTACGCCGAGGCGCACGCCCGTCGGCAGGCCAAGGCGAAGCGGATGTTCCACCAGGACATCCGGGTCGTGCTCAAGAAGTGCCACTTGTCGCGCGTGGGTGAGAACGTCGCCTACGGATACACCTCGGTCAAGTCGGTCACGAAGGCCTGGATGAAGTCGCCCGGTCACCGCCGCAACATCCTGACCAAGTCGTACCGCTACATCGGGGTCGGAGCCGCGAAGGACTCCTCCGGCCGCTGGTACTACGCGCAGGTCTTCGGCGCCCGCTGA